The Cotesia glomerata isolate CgM1 linkage group LG7, MPM_Cglom_v2.3, whole genome shotgun sequence genome segment AGAAATTCCAGACCCTGTTATTGATCCAActttatttgatattgttacaaaaaatatgttaCATGGTCCGTGCGGAGATTGGTGTTTAATCGATGGCATTTGTTTGAAGAAATATCCCAAATCTTTTCGAtttcaatttgtttataatatagaaatcatctcgaataggatcttacgaaattcctcccccacataagagtgcgggagtgataattttcatattaagcCGTATATTAATATAGtcatattctaaaaaatttaaacaaaaacgTCTGTACATTGGCATATATACGGGTATTGCAGCAACCCTTTTACCTAACGGAAAAACCGTTCATAAAACGTTTGGGTTACCTGTACCAATGTTCTCGGATTCATCCTCTTATATTAAACCTAATTCTAAGCAAGGTGAATATTTGAAAAACattgatgtttttatttgGGATGAAGCTCCAATGTCGCCTAGATATGCACTAGAAATTATAGATCTTACTTTACGTCATATAATGGATAATGATATGCCTTTTGGCGGAAAAATGATGATTTTAGGAGGGGATTTTCGTCAATTACTTCCAGTTCAACCTCGGGCGACTCGAAGTGAAACTGTTAATCTTTCTATTAAATTCAGTTTATTATGGAGAGGTTTTCATCAGTTTTCATTAACACAAAATATGCGAGCATTACCTGAAGAAATAgaatttgtgaattttttattaaaaattggtaATGGAACCGTCAATAATTTGAATGATGAAGTCAGTTTACCGGACTCATGTTTTAcatcaaataataatgatattgtaGAAAATGTATACGGTAGGATAATCAGAGAAAAATGTTATGATCAACTTACGTCTGCAATCATTTTATCAGCAAGAAATATAGATGTggatgaaataaataaacgtcATAGAACTCTTGGACTCTACAACTGAAAAAATGTTCACAGCTGTTGACAGTACTGAAAACTGTGATAACGGAAACATCGATGATATAATTTTACCCGAATACTTGAATACTTTGAATCCACCTAATTTCCCGCCATATGAACTAAAATTACGACAATTTTCTATACACTGTAAATCgaagtgttttaaaagtgactacaaaTGGGTATTTAACATCGGAAATTAAAACACATggaagtgttttaaaagtgactacaatGCTTCAAGATAGGAACAAAACACTTTATGTGTGTTTTGTTAAAACACTTGGATTTACAGTGTAGTGATGTtgattagaaatttaaacttaaGTGAAGGACTCTGTAATGGAACAAGACTAATAATACTAGAATTAGGAGTTAATGTTTTAAGGTGTAAAATATTATCAGGTGACAGAGCTGGAGAGATTGTCTTTATAAACAGGTTAACATTGTATTGTGAAAACGAATATCCCTTTACTTTTAAAAGACGACAATTTCCCATTAAAATAGCATTCTGCATGACGATTAACAAAGCACAAGGTCaaacttttgataaaattggGGTAGATCTTACTAAAGATGTTTTTAATCATGGTCAACTTTATGTTGCATTTTCACGAGTACGTTCTTGGGCAGGCTTACAGGTATATTTAGCTTCTGAGAATCATAATAAAGTAGTTAAGAACATagtttataaagaaattttcacataaattttgaaatctgTATTCAACGATAGCCGAACAAAAATAATCTAACTAATAGATCTTTTAAATAACTCAATTGATCCAACATAAAGAACCTATAAATTTCAATACAGaaagaatgaaaatatttcaatatttggaaataatcATTTTAGGAAATTAATACTGTAAttatatcaaatattaaaaacagtaTAAACTGATTAATTTCCGTGAACAAGTTATATGCTTTACAATAAGGTTTGTCAACAGTTTCCAGTAATATTTTATGTGAAAGAAGTTCATTGTTCTACACATCAAATAATGGCAACTTTTAGTGAAACAAATTGCACGATTTCTTCGATACACAGCATTATATGCTAATCAAAATCagaataagaaattttaatcaattatctgacacacacacacacacacacacacacacacacacacacacacacacacacacacacacacacacacacacacacacacacacacacacacacacacacacacacacacacacacacacacacacacacatatgtACACCCGTGTTTTCACCGGCAGCACTGTTTTTCCGCACCTGTTTTagctgttttattatttttttcccctTAGAACTAAGAAAAAGTGTTGCAATAATAGTAAGAAATTATGgagttttgtaaataataagttAGGCAAAAATGATACGACTAAGACTGAAATTAATTCTATAGTATGTAATGAGGAGGTGTTAACTAACAAAAAAGTCATTGCAAATAcattcaatgatttttttgctgATATAGGTGCTAATTTAGCTAGTAATGTTAATGTTATTGATTGTAATATAGAGAAAAACATCCCACATGTAAATGATAGTCTCTTTCTATTACCGACAAACCAAAAAGAAATTGAAGCTACTATACGTGATATGAAAGATAAAGTAGGTGGTGTTGATGGGATTAACAGTAaagttcttaaaactatttctaaagatataagtacTCCACtagaatacatttttaatatttgtattaGCAATGGTATTTGGCCGAATGCTTTAAAAAGTGCAGATGTGGTACCTATCTATAAGTCTGATGATAAACACTTAACTACTAACTATAGACCCATATCATTGATTTCAAACTTAGCTAAACTTTTTGAGAAACTCATTCATGTTAGATTACttaatttttgcttaaaaaacaaattaatttcaaataaacagTTTGGATTCATGAAAAACAGAGGTACAACTGATGCTGTAGCTTATACTTCTAACTACATTTACTCTaacttagataaaaatttaccaaCTGTTCTAGCTTTTCTAGATTTGGCCAAAGCTTTTGACACTGTCAATCATAAGATTGAATCAACTTAGAGAGAATCAACTCTCTCTCTCAATATAGATAAGTCTACATTTATAACTTTCGGCAGTTATAAAGATAGTTACCCAACTGAGTTTGAAGTACATATTAATTATAAGCCGTTGAAAAGAGTTGAATATTGTAAATATCTTGGAATACACTTTGATAATCATATGAGATGGAACAACCATGCTCtggaattattcaaaaaactcaaatatttcacttttgtattttacaaattgacaggaatattaaattcacaaaccatgaaaataatatatcatGGGCTACTCGAaagcataataaataatggtaTTATTGCCTGGGGAGGTGCATATGATaagtcaattaaaataatctcaAATATACAAAATAGATTACTAAGTAAATTGTGCGTAACTAATATCAACAACACTCCCCTTGGGATCAGAAAAACTTTCATTACCACTGCATTATCTTTCTATTATCAAGATTGCATAAATCtctataatgataaaataacttgTACAAGACATAAACAACTGTCACTaccaaaaataagtaaaacaaTTTACACACAATGTGCTTATTATGTAgctttaaaatattacaataaattaccAATAGAGATGAAAACTTTGAATGATAAGAAGAaactaataaacaaaaaactgagagaatggataaaaatagataattagttaaaaatcgTGATATAAATTTAAGTGTTGCAACAATATTACTTACAATAAATAACTAGCTTGCTAGGTTGATTTTCTTTTAGCTTGCACTGTATTAAGTATTACTATATTACTATCTTATATATTAAGAgattgttgataataaaatatatttttgttaatatgtACTCGTTTTATGCACAGGTGCTATACGCGCctctatagaatttttttgtaacgagattaataaataaataataaataaaataaatatatttatcatcaacgttttgattttttttttataaacaaaatgtttttctatcaaataattaaataaccgATAAATAACaagacattaaaatttattaaaagattgttttttataaaaaaaaaaatcatttattttcatttttaagtaataactttctttaatagaaatttttttagatttttcataCGTCAATTTCttgagtttgaaaaaaaaaaattttttctgaatttcaaaaattttccagaGAACTTATTTTGCtgtttactatttttttcaacaacacTTGTAAGTATTTCGCGCGCAATTAATCGTTCATGCGCATTGTAACGAAAtcacaatatttatataagaaTATATTTACGACGACACGAATATTAATGCAAATGATTCAGCTCCATTTGAACGCTAATCATATGCAATTGAATACTTAAATTTGTAGTTCGATGTCATTGTTATAGTACAAATATAAGTAGAACTTTAAATAAGATTATATCTTAACACTTAATTAATTGTTGCaaagaaaataactttatagttttttgtgattctgtaaatatattaaaaaagatatttcaattcaacataaaaaaataattttaacaatgaaaaaaattataatatttggtTCGACCGGGATGACTGGCCTCTGCGCATTAGACTATGCAGTTAAACAAGGTACAATGATAAATTCTTATTaactttgattatttattactttaaaattatgaaaaaaattttaaaaatatgttctgTATAAGGTTATCAAATAACAGCTTTTGTGagggatgaaaaaaaaattcctgaccATGTAAATGGTAAAATTAACGTTATAATTGGAAATGTTACTAATTACGATCAAGTAGAAAAAGCAATGGTTGACCAAGAAGGAGTTATCGTAGTTTTGGGAACAAGAAATgacttaagtaaatttttgttaaattaaattaaaaaattgtgttttatattttatttgcttatttagctttaataaaataacattttatcCAGAACCAACAACTGAATTATCagatggaataaaaaatattattagagcaatgaagaaaaataatgttgAACGAGTATCAGTCTGCTTATCTGCATTCCTGTTCAGACCACCGGATAATGTTCCGGCAGcgtttgtaaatttaaatgctGATCACAAGAGAATGCTTGATGCTATCAAAGAAAGCGAGCTGAAATGGATTGCCGTCTTACCGCCGCATATTGCAGGTAAccgattattaaaattatgaaaagttTCGGAAGTATATTAAtcttctttaatttattttatttctctaggcttaccaaatttgaattatactGTTAAGCATGACGAATCTCCTGGTCTTGTTATTTCTAAACATGGATTAGGTGAATTTTTAGTCGACAGTCTAGAGCAATCAGAACACTACCAAAAAATTTGTGGAATTGCTATTGAGTTAACACAATTCTGCTCAGTCGCATAGTTTTTATTGGAGTTTTGCAAGGATGCcaaatttgttttgaaataaaataatcaattagcttgggaattataattattaattaatttaaaattaaaaaatagtaattgatTGAATAATAGAAAGTAGGTTACAATACATTtgtttaatgataaattatttgtgaagtttaattcatattattaCAAATGATTATTGGCTTAAgaatattaattcaatataaatatttgcatattgttgaaaatttgttataataaaGGTAATATCGCGttactaatcaattttttgttagatCTCGAAATTTTAAGGTCCTTAGAAGCTactttgacaattttttcatatacgCTCTTTTTTGaccttaagaattttttttctaaaagccAAAAGGGtgtatgttaaaaaaattttttttttcgcgatTTTCAaccagatttttatttttaaacattccCTAGTTgattggaataaaaaaaaatttgttcatacGTTCTTTTGGTTCTGCAAAGCCAAAAGGGTGTATATTTTgagatacgcccttttggcattagtaacgaaatattttttatttaatgtaatgCTAAGACGTTTCTGTAATGATTAACAATAATTCTACacaatctatatatatatatatatatatatatatatatatatatatatatatatatatatatatatatatatatatatatatatatatatatatatatatatataggagactttctatagatatagtcactcatcacgatatatctggaactataagacctagagacttgaaatttggtaggaatattcctttcgctgcgtagaggtcagctaagaaattccacctacaaggggggttgcgggggcgtcaacaatgaaaaattcccgtttttaaactatagctcctatcgactccaaatttgtaAGGAATCTTCGGTAAgaaatgtagaaataatctataaacaAGTATTATGATATCTCACCCCAGagagggttgcgggggtgggtactaacaatgaaaatttttaattttcaagctatagctccgacagactccaaattttgtaggaattttctgtaaatgatgtaaaaataatttataaacgaattttacgatatctcacTCCCgcagggggttgcgggggtgggtattaacaatgaaaatttttaattttcaagctatagctacTTCAGACTCCAATTGGATAGGAATTTTCTCTAAGAAATGTAGGAATAATATACAAACGAATTTTAAGATACTTTACAGGAGATGCGGGGTAGggtattaacatttaaaatttttaatttccaagctatagctcctataaactccaaatttagtagaaatcttctatatgtgatatagaaatgatctaagaatgaattttacaacgaatcaaCAATAATGATCGtaggggtgggtgttaacaataaaaaatcctaatttccaaaatatagtttctaaaaactctaaattcggaaggaatcttttatttctcatataGAGATCACCTTAAAATGGATTTAAATAGAGTCTACTTTCGACAGGAATTCCGTATAaccatttaaattataatcagtacaataatataataataattcctaAAATAGAGCGATCGTACCATTTACTATCGAGATGGTTACATTTATCATcacacactgaaaaaaaagttttttttcagtgcaagCAGTTAAAGTTACCAATTGTATTATAAGCTATTCAGTAAAAGTAAGCACTGAATTAATCAAcaacattatcaataatataataataataataataataataataataataataataataataataataataatctatattattaagagaataagcaaaattttgtggccagggaatttatatgataaaatagatttttttatatatggttaaatttggtatcgttcgaaaagtcttgacctggagttgttcCTTTTCATGGTTACATATCATTTTcactaatagtcaatttatgacggtaagtatttaagctgcattcgaaaatgctctatctctgatacataattaagaaataaccttgaatcttgtgaattattgactttttttaagatataagctcatcccaatgttacacttatcaagaccttacATTCAAGTAcctacatcattttttcatatatttatatatattatacatatgtatatatgaaaaatatatcaaaatgcagtgggtactcaaatgaaagctcatgatgagtgtaacatcgggatgagcttacatctttaaaaatatcaataattaagaaatgaccttgtatcttgtgaactattgacattttttaagatataagctcatcccgatattacacttatcaagacctttaattCAAGTACCcatatcattttttcatatacagTGGAAACTCTATATATTTTACTATAgttattactaatttatttatttaattattcatagtTAATAATATCCATTTTCAATAACTAGTTACTATTCTTACGATATTGTTGTTTaagtaattattgttattctttaattattgttatttaataattatttaaatatttcctgttgtttcaattattattttctttcaataattactcaaataattttccaagttattttaacattatttaataatttatttttaacatttacaattattttaagctcttaaaaatattttattttaaaagttttattttatttaaacgttaaaaatttccaaagtCCTTGTCGGTGTCTACTGCTAGTCAATGTAGAGGGCAATAAAACTCCCATTTACTTATGTATTCAGGATTTTTAATCTCTTAAAGAACTTGAATCTGTCTAATGACgggaaattttttagatagaCCAGACGAGACACTTAATGCGTTTTCTCATTATTAGTGTCTgctgtaaattttactttcttaaaaaacgtattttaaaatttataaaaattcgtaTTATTTTAAGACAAATAAAAACCGTTAATTTAACCACGACgtaacaaaaatttgaaaaaattttgaaaattattttcaatagggtagagaaagatacaaaaatttcagaaaaatcgtCACCATATAAATTTAGCTTATGAGAATGATGAGATGTAAATCAACTCATCGGTCGTACGGTTTTTGGttgaaaaagataattttattgatcacAAACAAGATACATAGTCAAACAagcttaaaaattacttaaaaaaaactcgataaatactataattaaataatgctaTGCTACTCAAGGTAGATCTCAgcatttacaaaataaataaataatatattaaattgacgatatttggtaattaacaatattacgTTAGTATAGAATATTAATTTAgatgtaaaaaattagtgtttaaaaaaatacatctgAACTCTTTTAGAAGAAGGGAGATGGGAATTGGGAGGGTAAATGGgagatatttatattaaagatatattatatacatatttacaaGTATTATCTGATGATAAGCGTTGAATAATTGTTGCCTTTTAAAGGTGATGTTGGATATATTCAGTCGGCGGAGTTATTGTTTCCATGTCGTTCTTTTTCGGATCTCATCGATATGTTTGGCGTCATTTTTCAGCCACCAGTAATCTTCGTTCAATCTGTGTTTGTCGATAATGTCGACCTTTGGTAGTGCTTTGGAGAAATCAAGGATTCTTTCttgatcattattaatatttattattttgcaggTGCAATGACGTTTTACGTGGTAGATGAGGGGTAGATTGAATTAATCCTGTAGCACTCCTATTTTATCACAGAACGTGAACATTTCTGGAGTTAAATATCCATTTGAGCATATATCAGTGCAAATTTCATCACTTGGACAGCGTACATTGGTCATTATTGGGTTCCCGATATCTTGGTAGCTAGCGTAGTAGTTGCGGCATAGTTTTAGATAGAAGCGATCTAACCTGGTTAAATTAGCCATGTTGTAGATGTTCCCGAGTTGAAATTTAAAGCCGAAATAGAGCTTCCTAGTCCGGAATAGAACCCATTTAGAGCCCAGTAGTCCGAATAGCACCGACATTGGACCCACAGGTCCGACTTTTAAATCGAGAGGTCCGATTTTGAGCCTCGAGGTCCTCTCTAGACTTCGAGAGGTCCGATTTTAAACCCCGAAGTCCGATACAGAATtgaaatcattattttcaccatttatttatttatcagtgaacttgttaattaattttttttttttatttagacaaCATATacgagagaatttttttaagttgtgtCGTAAAGGAGAATCTAATCAatcgtaatttatttatttatgaagaTTTGTACatgttaattaatgaaaattcgtATTTTCAAACTGACAGCTCTCAGAGGTATATCAGCGAATAAATTCATTACTTATATTTTTCCAGAGACGtacgtaaaatttttagaaattacatatgaaaatttgtcattgaaaaaaaaaaaattattttcaaattaatattattaattttaataatattaataatttttgtattttttagtataggcGATCCAGTCCATAAACAAATTACTAATGATTATTATACAACACTCATGATCCTGCTGCGATAGTTGTATGCAAACCTTACAACGTTATACTTGAAAGTAAAgagattttagaaaatttttttaatattttgtaaaattctttaaagctttttaaaatgttgaaaatttagtaattatataGAAGTGGGGCTCGCATGTtttttgaggaaaaaaaatcgaaaaattaatatttttcggaattttttttttcttcaaattgttTATCTCCGCGGcggatttatgataaaaatttaactttagcTCAAAATCATCCCTTAAGCTAAGGTAATTGCatttgaaaagtaaaaaataaaaatttggacTTTTGATCAATAATTTGATGGTCAAACACTAAAATTTCGTTGAATTTGAACTTTGCATCTTGTTACGcattaaaaactaaacaattaaaaaaaaaatttccaaaaatattaatttcatttttttttttaaattattccattttcgatgaaatttaagaaaaaaaataaatcatttggttgaaaacaatttttcatagtgatttcataatttgaaaaaacttGAGTCCCACTTTTATATAATTacggaaaatttttgaaaattctttaaagtatttaaaaattctttaaagctctttaaaatttaagaaaatattttaaaatcttatttaaatctttttacagctttttaaaatgtttaaaaatttttgaaaattctttaaacattttaaaaagtcGAAAAGgtacatttatattttgtaaaaattaataaataattatttcaagttttacgaaatttttttaacttcccgattttcgaaaattttcaattttcttagcgggaagttaaaaaaaattcttttgaatttaattaaatatagtaCGTAGCTTAACTAGTATAGTAGTAACGATGATTGATAACATTTATAACTTGTCACCTATATTTCAATACAGTCAATAATTCatattcaaacaaaattaattcacgTACTATCGTTCGTAGTAGCGTAATCGGTTAAGCATCGGCTTCGCGTCTGTAGGATTGTTTGTTCGAATCTTTGTTAGGgcgtatttaatttatttcttctggCTAGGTAGGCGAGTGTTTAAGTTTAGACTAACGTATGTTATATCTGGTAAATTTCTGAGTCCAAAATGCACTTTGAactaaaaactataaaagttctcttctattaattttttattcaaaatatttttatagttaataacaaaattgtgGATCATAGGGGCTTGGTGTTCTTAACATGTCTTGATCTGTAGAACTACTAAGCAAAATTCAGACTGTAAAGCAATGACGAAAACAGAAGGGACGGCAAAATAACGTCGTGCCTTTTTATGCAATCATCTTTTTTTATGGTTAGACGAATCAACTCGCGTTTAATTTTGAACTTAATATTATGAATCGGGAGTTATTTTACATGTTACggaagtacaaaaaaaatcctcaATGGTTAACGAAGCGCTGGTTGGTTTGAagaccataaaaattataactttagaTTGCATAGAAAACAAGAATATAAGAAGgtcgtaaattttaaattcacatGTGTATGCGTACAATggttcttatttttataacattcaATCTTTTTCTACAAACTCAAACATAtcatattgaaataatatattttcattcatCTAAGATGAGAGCCCCAGTAGCTGCTCAGGAACCATATTCgcatttgtgaatatagatatacaaatacatggagtgagcaggtactggggcttttaccttacttgaaatatatatgaaaacattgaaataataagtGAAAGTTGAGCTTAGATAGTTTAATATtctaattatacaaaaaattatattgtaaaaattcggAAGCGAATTCCGAGTGAATTTTCAATTATGTTAATCGAAATACtggagttaaaaaataaaactcgcGGCGGACAGAATAaaccttaatttttttttattaattaatgattataaaatttatacgctttattgaaaattcatacaactcaaaaattaaaaaaattctcgagTAAATACGtcattattcaaatttttaataaaaatcactttGGCCAGTTTCATCGAcagttttttgtaaaatacaattatttttaatttgttaataaatatcaacaatatttgtaatattgatatgaaactaaaaaaaagcATGATGcttttgttattattgaaaaGCGGTGACTtctctttataaaaatatcaaacgtcAAAtgtttttgtgaattttaacgattataaaaaaatataataaataatgcaaaaaaatgtgtaaatattattaaaataaaatgtattttatgagtgattcaaataaactgaataaataataattttttagtcgATATTTCTCCAAAATCCCGGCGTCTTGAACTGCAAGCAAAAAATGAAACTCCAAAACAGagtgaaattaaaaactacATTGGCCCAATATTGACAACAACTTTATGTGATTTTAGTCCTCCTGATATACAAAAATTACTAGGCGTAACACCGCAACTCGAAGGTCCgccaaaaaatttatggaCGCCTCCgagtgataaaataattttacgacCTGTTACAAATCACAACATCATCAAAGCTCTTACTCATGATGGGATACTAAATTTAGGGGAACAAGTTAAGAGAAATTACGAAGCAGATGTAAATAAAAGAGTAAATGACAATTTAAATCGCGAGATAAATGAAATCCGTTCAATGTTTGAAGCTGAAAAACGTCATGCTATTAATCTCAGTATTAATGAGACTAGAAATGTATATGAAAGTAAgattgatttattaactaaagaGCATGAAAGTAAATTGCAggttatttctttatttatttaattggatttttttttttttttttcaatacagtaacatataattgaaataatcaaattacGATTCactgttttatattttagagTGCGCTCGCTGAAGTTGTAGAAAAGTCTAATAAGAAATTACAAAAAGCTGTTGTGGCTGAACGTGTGAGCGTGACACATCAGATGCTTAAGAAATTAAGAGATGAAATTGGTTATATGGTCATTAAACTGTACGATGAGTTCGAGAGAAAATCCCGAGTTGACCGAGAAAATATGATTGCTGactttaataaaacaattaggtccaataaaatttttaatgcggTATCACTTTACTTTCAAGACGAgtcgtaaattatttttattttttatttttatagaaatgaacgaaataaaaataatgatattttaaatgcTTTCGAGAAAGAGAAAAATCTTGAGATGAATATTCAAAGACttgaaatagaaaataaatatcttaatCTTCTGATAAATTCAGTCAGGGCGGAAAGATCTCACAGTGAAAATCGAATGAGTTTTCGCCAGCAAAATTTCCAGGTACTGTTATTGtttgttgaattaaaaattattaaaaaaaattaaattttcaggaaaaaaTTCAAGCTCTTTATGAACTTCTGGTGAAAACATTGTAcataataaaagtattaaataaaaaattgtcccAACCGACAGCTCGAATTCACGAGCCCTCTTGGCGAGATAAATTACAagaaataataagtaaatttaaaaagatgattaattttgtatttcacgCGATTCCGGGGCACGCTGAATTTCTCCTTTCTCTAGAATCACTTTTGTCTTTGGAACATCATGAAGATAGAATTGCTTGTGAAAATGAGGATAGTAATCGCTGTGTCTtgggaataataaaaaatttctctggatcattaaaaaatgacgtTTTTCGAGTTGTAgaaattgttgataaaaatggaaaaaaatggAGGCCTGTCACTTTGCCATATCAGGTAatgtttcatttttaattagtaatcaataatgaataataaaataattatcttttttttatgtagCCATCAGTCGACGATGAAGATGAACCGCTTTTCATACCAGAAATCATTTTGTATCATTATATCGATG includes the following:
- the LOC123268538 gene encoding flavin reductase (NADPH)-like, whose protein sequence is MKKIIIFGSTGMTGLCALDYAVKQGYQITAFVRDEKKIPDHVNGKINVIIGNVTNYDQVEKAMVDQEGVIVVLGTRNDLKPTTELSDGIKNIIRAMKKNNVERVSVCLSAFLFRPPDNVPAAFVNLNADHKRMLDAIKESELKWIAVLPPHIAGLPNLNYTVKHDESPGLVISKHGLGEFLVDSLEQSEHYQKICGIAIELTQFCSVA
- the LOC123268960 gene encoding uncharacterized protein LOC123268960 codes for the protein MVNEALVVDISPKSRRLELQAKNETPKQSEIKNYIGPILTTTLCDFSPPDIQKLLGVTPQLEGPPKNLWTPPSDKIILRPVTNHNIIKALTHDGILNLGEQVKRNYEADVNKRVNDNLNREINEIRSMFEAEKRHAINLSINETRNVYESKIDLLTKEHESKLQSALAEVVEKSNKKLQKAVVAERVSVTHQMLKKLRDEIGYMVIKLYDEFERKSRVDRENMIADFNKTIRNERNKNNDILNAFEKEKNLEMNIQRLEIENKYLNLLINSVRAERSHSENRMSFRQQNFQVLLLFVELKIQALYELLVKTLYIIKVLNKKLSQPTARIHEPSWRDKLQEIISKFKKMINFVFHAIPGHAEFLLSLESLLSLEHHEDRIACENEDSNRCVLGIIKNFSGSLKNDVFRVVEIVDKNGKKWRPVTLPYQVMFHF